One window of Myripristis murdjan chromosome 8, fMyrMur1.1, whole genome shotgun sequence genomic DNA carries:
- the LOC115363763 gene encoding heparan sulfate glucosamine 3-O-sulfotransferase 6-like — MGCSGCRVRFNFGRALSRVSVFFAMVLIFTYFFYCLTGFCDTAPRTLYAQQTQNRDYDILDDNRRILDDLRPPPRLRLHLPDAPSLRNGTDPADTEQVNLPGQMPHHMLDSAKDGAKSNDMPVSNTFGTKKFPQAIIIGVKKGGTRALLEFLRIHPDVRAVGAEPHFFDRFYDKGLEWYRNLMPRTLDGQITMEKTPSYFVTKEAPGRVCTMNCHTKLIVVVRDPVTRAVSDYTQTLSKNPGLPSFQSLALKNSSTGLIDTTWSAVRIGLYAKHLENWLQHFPLSHFLFVSGERLVSDPAGEMGRVQDFLGLKRVVSDKHFYFNQTKGFPCLKKPEGSSRPRCLGKSKGRPHPQIPSEVLQRLRDFYRPFNHQFYQMSGQDFGWD; from the exons ATGGGATGTAGCGGATGCAGAGTCAGGTTCAACTTTGGAAGGGCGCTGTCCAGAGTGTCAGTGTTCTTTGCCATGGTCCTGATCTTCACCTACTTCTTCTACTGCCTCACCGGATTTTGCGACACGGCTCCGAGAACTTTATACGCCCAACAAACCCAAAACAGGGACTATGATATCTTGGACGATAATCGCCGCATTCTGGACGACCTGCGACCACCGCCGCGTCTCCGCCTGCACCTTCCCGACGCACCGTCCCTCCGGAACGGCACAGACCCCGCGGACACCGAGCAGGTGAACTTACCTGGACAGATGCCACACCACATGTTGGACAGCGCCAAGGATGGCGCAAAGAGCAACGACATGCCTGTGTCCAACACATTCGGAACCAAAAAGTTTCCTCAGGCTATTATAATCGGCGTGAAGAAAGGCGGAACCCGCGCCCTGCTGGAGTTTCTCCGCATCCATCCGGACGTGAGAGCGGTCGGTGCGGAGCCGCACTTCTTCGACCGGTTCTATGATAAAGGGCTGGAGTGGTACAG gAACTTGATGCCTCGGACGCTGGACGGCCAAATCACCATGGAGAAGACGCCCAGCTACTTTGTCACAAAGGAGGCTCCAGGGCGCGTCTGCACCATGAACTGCCACACCAAGCTCATTGTGGTGGTGAGGGACCCTGTGACGCGGGCTGTATCTGACTACACCCAGACACTGTCCAAAAACCCAGGCCTTCCATCCTTCCAGAGCCTGGCCTTGAAGAACTCCTCCACTGGTCTGATCGACACCACGTGGAGCGCTGTGCGCATCGGCCTCTACGCCAAACATCTGGAGAACTGGCTTCAGCACTTTCCCTTATCTCATTTCCTCTTTGTTAGTGGCGAGCGGCTGGTGTCTGATCCGGCTGGGGAGATGGGCCGGGTCCAGGACTTCTTGGGTCTGAAGAGGGTCGTGTCAGACAAGCACTTCTACTTCAACCAGACCAAAGGTTTCCCCTGCCTGAAGAAACCTGAGGGGAGCAGCAGGCCTCGCTGTCTTGGGAAGTCTAAAGGCAGACCTCATCCCCAGATCCCCTCTGAGGTCCTCCAGAGACTCAGGGACTTCTACCGGCCCTTTAACCACCAGTTCTACCAGATGAGTGGACAAGACTTTGGCTGGGATTAA
- the fahd1 gene encoding oxaloacetate tautomerase FAHD1, mitochondrial: MSTRNVSRFWEWGRKIICVGRNYADHAKELKNAVPSEPVLFLKPPSAYVREGSPILVPLYSSNLHHEVELGVVIGKGGTAIPQTAAMEHVAGYALCLDMTARDVQDECKSKGLPWTLAKAFNTSCPISEFIPKEHIPDPGNVKLWLKVNDQLRQSGSTSQMIFSIPFLISYISEIITLEEGDLILTGTPKGVSAVQEHDELEAGIEDVITMTFKVDRQD, encoded by the coding sequence ATGTCCACGCGAAACGTGTCTCGGTTTTGGGAGTGGGGGCGGAAGATAATCTGTGTGGGACGAAACTACGCAGACCACGCAAAAGAGCTGAAGAACGCAGTTCCGTCAGAGCCTGTGCTCTTCTTGAAGCCACCTTCTGCATATGTGCGAGAGGGCTCTCCTATTCTGGTGCCCCTGTACAGCAGTAACCTGCACCATGAGGTCGAGCTGGGGGTGGTGATTGGGAAGGGGGGCACGGCCATCCCGCAGACAGCTGCCATGGAGCACGTCGCGGGCTACGCTCTGTGCCTGGACATGACAGCTCGGGATGTGCAGGACGAGTGCAAGTCCAAGGGTCTGCCGTGGACCCTGGCCAAAGCTTTCAACACCTCTTGCCCCATCAGTGAGTTCATTCCCAAAGAGCACATCCCCGACCCGGGAAACGTCAAGCTGTGGCTGAAGGTGAACGACCAGCTGCGGCAGAGCGGCTCCACCTCCCAGATGATCTTCTCCATTCCTTTTCTCATCAGCTACATCAGCGAGATCATCACCCTGGAGGAGGGCGACCTCATCCTGACCGGGACCCCGAAAGGTGTCTCGGCTGTGCAGGAGCATGATGAACTGGAGGCCGGGATAGAGGACGTGATCACCATGACTTTCAAAGTAGACAGACAAGACTAG
- the LOC115364170 gene encoding hydroxyacylglutathione hydrolase-like protein — protein MKVKVISILEDNYMYLVIDEQSKEAIAVDPAVPHRLLEIVKREGLSLKAVLTTHHHWDHARGNEALLKEVPGLRVYGGDDRIGGLTDKVSNAQELKFNSINVRCLFTPCHTSGHMCYFVWEDECTDAPAVFTGDTLFVGGCGRFFEGTAEQMYHNLTQVLGSLPQDTKVFCGHEYTIKNLKFAMLVEPENEKVKEMLSWARARDDDDKPTVPSTLMEEFEYNPFLRLSEEGVQKFTGKTDPIEVLRVLRREKDKFKKPKERVPPHAMLALEWGLLRP, from the exons ATGAAGGTAAAGGTGATCTCCATCCTGGAGGACAACTACATGTACCTTGTGATTGACGAGCAGAGTAAAGAGGCCATCGCCGTGGACCCTGCTGTGCCCCACCGG CTGTTAGAAATAGTGAAGAGAGAGGGCTTGTCACTTAAGGCAGTTCTTACCACACATCATCACTG GGATCATGCTCGAGGGAACGAGGCTCTGCTGAAGGAGGTTCCAGGGCTGAGGGTGTACGGGGGAGACGATCGCATCGGAGGGCTGACTGACAAAGTCTCCAATGCTCAGGAACTCAAG TTTAACTCCATCAATGTGAGGTGCCTATTTACTCCCTGCCATACCTCTGGTCACATGTGCTACTTTGTTTGGGAGGATGAGTGCACTGACGCCCCTGCTGTGTTCACAG GGGACACACTGTTTGTCGGTGGCTGCGGGCGATTCTTTGAGGGCACGGCCGAACAGATGTACCACAACCTGACCCAGGTGCTGGGCTCTCTACCTCAAGACACG aaGGTGTTCTGTGGACACGAGTACACCATTAAGAACCTGAAGTTTGCCATGTTAGTGGAGCCAGAGAATGAGAAGGTGAAGGAGATGCTGAGCTGGGCCAGG GCCAGAGACGATGATGACAAACCTACAGTGCCGTCTACATTAATGGAGGAGTTTGAGTACAATCCTTTCCTCAGGCTCTC GGAGGAAGGAGTGCAGAAGTTCACAGGGAAGACAGACCCCATAGAGGTGCTGAGAGTCCTACGGAGAGAGAAGGACAAGTTTAAGAAGCCCAAGGAGAGAGTTCCTCCCCACGCCATGTTGGCTCTGGAGTGGGGGCTGCTCAGACCCTGA
- the narfl gene encoding cytosolic Fe-S cluster assembly factor narfl: protein MASQFSGVLQLTDLDDFITPSQQCVKPVKVEKKGGKSVAKIQIEDDGSYFQVNKDGGKQKLEKAKITLNDCLACSGCITSAESVLITQQSHEELFKVLHSNKDDAAEQKIVVVSVSPQSRASLAAHYDLSSSETGRRLTSFFKGLGVHYVFDTSFSRTFSLLESQREFIERFQNKEQDSKALPMLTSACPGWICYAEKTHGEFILPYISTTRSPQQMMGSLVKGYFAEQQGLSPQQVYHVAVMPCFDKKLEASRSDFYLNAAETREVDCVITSAEVQKMLEEENVSLSDVEPAPLDPMFSSVCGDDFLSHSGSGSGGYLHHVFTSAAKQLFGEEVKNLIYKTLRNNDFQEVMLEKDGVVLLRFAFTYGFRNIQNLVQKLKRGKSPYHFVEVMACPSGCLNGGGQLKPLPGQNHKELLQKVEQLYKAEQTVVPEEETRVAELYQSWLSSVGEERARELLHTQYHTVEKMTNGLVMKW from the exons ATGGCTTCGCAGTTCAGCGGTGTGTTGCAGCTGACAGACCTCGATGACTTTATTACGCCTTCTCAG CAATGTGTTAAACCGGTCAAAGTAGAGAAGAAAGGAGGTAAATCTGTGGCCAAAATTCAGATAGAAGATGATGGCAGTTATTTCCAAGTCAACAAG GATGGTGGGAAGCAGAAGCTGGAGAAAGCAAAGATCACACTGAATGACTGTCTGGCCTGCAGCGGCTGTATCACCTCAGCTGAGAGCGTCCTCATCACACAGCAGAGCCACGAGGAGCTCTTCAAGGTGCTGCACAGCAACAAG GACGatgcagcagagcagaagaTAGTGGTGGTATCAGTGTCGCCTCAGTCCAGAGCCTCTCTGGCAGCACACTATGACCTCAGCAGCAGTGAGACGGGCAGGAGGCTTACTTCCTTCTTCAAAGGCCTTG GGGTTCACTACGTGTTTGACACCAGCTTTAGTCGGACCTTCAGCCTGCTGGAGAGCCAGAGGGAGTTTATAGAGCGTTTCCAGAATAAGGAGCAGGACAGCAAGGCCCTGCCCATGTTGACATCTGCCTGTCCAG GGTGGATCTGCTATGCAGAAAAGACTCATGGGGAGTTCATTCTTCCATACATCAGCACCACTCGTTCTCCACAGCAGATGATGGGCTCCCTGGTTAAAGGATATTTTGCTGAGCAACAG GGGTTGAGTCCTCAGCAGGTCTACCATGTGGCAGTGATGCCCTGCTTTGACAAGAAGCTTGAAGCCTCCAGGTCAGACTTCTACCTGAACGCAGCAGAAACCCGAGAGGTCGACTGTGTCATCACCTCAG CCGAGGTTCAGAAAatgctggaggaggaaaatgtgtCTCTTAGTGATGTGGAGCCTGCACCTTTAGATCCAAT gttcagcagtgtgtgtggtgacgACTTCCTGAGTCACTCTGGCAGCGGCTCAGGCGGCTACCTCCACCATGTCTTCACCTCCGCTGCCAAGCAGCTGTTTGGAGAAGAGGTGAAGAACCTCATCTACAAGACCCTCAG GAACAATGACTTCCAGGAGGTGATGCTAGAGAAAGATGGAGTTGTCCTGCTGCGCTTTGCTTTCACTTACGGCTTCCGCAACATCCAGAACCTCGTGCAGAAGCTCAAGAGGGGCAAATCGCCTTACCATTTTGTAGAAGTCATGGCCTGTCCCTCAG GCTGTCTGAACGGAGGAGGACAGTTGAAGCCCTTACCTGGTCAGAACCACAAGGAACTGCTGCAGAAGGTTGAGCAGCTCTACAAGGCAGAGCAGACTGTAGTGCCAGAGGAGGAGACGCGTGTGGCCGAGCTCTACCAGTCCTGGCTCAGCAGTGTGGGGgaggagagagccagagagctgCTGCACACCCAGTACCACACTGTGGAGAAGATGACTAATGGACTCGTTATGAAGTGGTGA
- the LOC115363764 gene encoding hydroxyacylglutathione hydrolase, mitochondrial isoform X1: MLLRSLIGSACTLGVFGAAAAYKSAPVKVHAQVAAFLHTPIRKSALVEQANMKIELLPALSDNYMYLLIDEDTKEAAIVDPVEPVKVVEAIRKHGVRLTTVLTTHHHWDHAGGNEKMVRLIPGLKVYGGDDRVDALTKKVSHSSTFKIGTLNVKCLFTPCHTTGHICYYVTKESSTDPPAVFTGDTLFVAGCGKFFEGTAEQMYKALIEILGRLPPETRVYCGHEYTVSNLKFARHVEPDNEVILKKLAWAKEKYNDGEPTIPSTVADEFTFNPFMRVKEKSVQDHVKQTEPVETMRSLRKEKDGFKVPKD, translated from the exons ATGTTATTGCGGTCTCTAATAGGGAGTGCCTGCACCCTAGGTGTATTTGGAGCAGCAGCCGCCTACAAGTCTG CACCTGTGAAAGTCCATGCCCAAGTAGCCGCTTTTCTTCACACCCCAATAAGGAAATCCGCCTTGGTGGAACAAGCAAATATGAAGATAGAGCTTCTCCCAGCACTCAGCGACAACTACATGTACCTACTGATTGATGAAGACACAAAAGAAGCAGCGATTGTTGACCCTGTTGAGCCAGTAAAG GTTGTAGAGGCCATCAGAAAACATGGTGTAAGACTCACAACAGTCCTGACCACTCATCATCATTG GGATCACGCTGGTGGAAATGAGAAGATGGTCAGACTAATTCCTGGGCTGAAGGTCTATGGAGGCGATGACAGAGTTGATGCCCTTACAAAGAAAGTCTCTCACTCCAGCACTTTCAAA ATTGGCACTCTCAATGTTAAATGCCTCTTTACTCCATGTCACACAACTGGTCACATCTGCTACTATGTGACAAAAGAAAGCAGCACTGACCCACCAGCTGTTTTCACAG GGGACACGCTGTTTGTGGCTGGCTGTGGTAAATTCTTTGAAGGTACAGCAGAGCAGATGTACAAAGCCTTGATAGAAATTCTGGGACGGCTGCCTCCTGAAACA cgTGTTTACTGTGGTCATGAGTACACTGTCAGCAATCTGAAATTTGCACGTCATGTGGAACCAGACAATGAGGTTATTCTGAAGAAGCTCGCATGGGCTAAG GAGAAATACAACGATGGAGAGCCTACCATCCCCTCCACAGTGGCGGATGAGTTCacatttaaccctttcatgAGAGTAAA GGAGAAGTCGGTACAAGACCATGTAAAACAGACAGAGCCTGTTGAAACCATGAGAAGTCTTCGGAAAGAAAAAGATGGCTTCAAGGTGCCCAAAGATTGA
- the LOC115363764 gene encoding hydroxyacylglutathione hydrolase, mitochondrial isoform X2 gives MKIELLPALSDNYMYLLIDEDTKEAAIVDPVEPVKVVEAIRKHGVRLTTVLTTHHHWDHAGGNEKMVRLIPGLKVYGGDDRVDALTKKVSHSSTFKIGTLNVKCLFTPCHTTGHICYYVTKESSTDPPAVFTGDTLFVAGCGKFFEGTAEQMYKALIEILGRLPPETRVYCGHEYTVSNLKFARHVEPDNEVILKKLAWAKEKYNDGEPTIPSTVADEFTFNPFMRVKEKSVQDHVKQTEPVETMRSLRKEKDGFKVPKD, from the exons ATGAAGATAGAGCTTCTCCCAGCACTCAGCGACAACTACATGTACCTACTGATTGATGAAGACACAAAAGAAGCAGCGATTGTTGACCCTGTTGAGCCAGTAAAG GTTGTAGAGGCCATCAGAAAACATGGTGTAAGACTCACAACAGTCCTGACCACTCATCATCATTG GGATCACGCTGGTGGAAATGAGAAGATGGTCAGACTAATTCCTGGGCTGAAGGTCTATGGAGGCGATGACAGAGTTGATGCCCTTACAAAGAAAGTCTCTCACTCCAGCACTTTCAAA ATTGGCACTCTCAATGTTAAATGCCTCTTTACTCCATGTCACACAACTGGTCACATCTGCTACTATGTGACAAAAGAAAGCAGCACTGACCCACCAGCTGTTTTCACAG GGGACACGCTGTTTGTGGCTGGCTGTGGTAAATTCTTTGAAGGTACAGCAGAGCAGATGTACAAAGCCTTGATAGAAATTCTGGGACGGCTGCCTCCTGAAACA cgTGTTTACTGTGGTCATGAGTACACTGTCAGCAATCTGAAATTTGCACGTCATGTGGAACCAGACAATGAGGTTATTCTGAAGAAGCTCGCATGGGCTAAG GAGAAATACAACGATGGAGAGCCTACCATCCCCTCCACAGTGGCGGATGAGTTCacatttaaccctttcatgAGAGTAAA GGAGAAGTCGGTACAAGACCATGTAAAACAGACAGAGCCTGTTGAAACCATGAGAAGTCTTCGGAAAGAAAAAGATGGCTTCAAGGTGCCCAAAGATTGA